A segment of the Bufo bufo chromosome 5, aBufBuf1.1, whole genome shotgun sequence genome:
CACTACAAGacccccgcccccttccccccgATTTATTGCTTACACTCACCTGGGCCCGATGTTCTCCAACAGCAAACTGTACCACAGCGATGCCAGGACTATGGCTATTCTCAATCCTCTCAACTGTGCTGGAGTCTATTTTCAAGTCGTTGCTAATATCAGCGCTCTGTATGAAATCTTCAGTTTTCAAATCCTCGACCTTCTTTAGTTCACCATTGGCTAGCTGAATGATTGACCCTTTTGCAAAATAAGGGGGCAGTGTAGGTGCAGCTGCCATAGGAGAAGCAACAGACTGTACAACAGGGAGGTGGAAATGAGCCGGAACCAAAGTGGTCTGGTAGGCTGCTTGAGTAGCTAGTGATTCAGCACTGTAGTTATCGCTTTTCGGAATGGGCGTAGTGACAAATGTATGAGGCACTGCTGCAAATTGGGGAGATGAAGTGACAATAGCAGGTGCTACCCCTACCGCAGATGAATCAATGTCCGGATTGCCAACTGGTATGAGTAAAGGCTGAGTGCCCGGAATCACCAAGTGCTGTGGCAAATTTCCAGGATAGCCAATGGTTTGCTGCTGACTGCTGAGATAGCCAATAACTGGCTGTTGTGTACCCGCATAAAAGGCTGCAGCAGGCAGCCCAACAGAAAGTTGCTCTGCTGCACTGTGAGTTGTCTGGATGACTGTGTGAGGAGATAAAGTGGCCAATGTTTTTACGCCTTCTGCGCATAAAGTCTGTTGTGGGGATAAAGCATAGGACCGGTGGGCTGGTTTTCCTAAGTGTAAGCTTCCCTTGTTATAAGCTGTTGAGGGTGAGGTTTCTCTCTTAATGGTTTGTAGAACATCAATGTCTGTGGCAGCTGTGTTGCTGTTGGGCACTACCATGACAGAGGTCCGAACACCTGAGGGATCCCGAGCACTGAATTCGGTACTAGGGTGCACCACTACGTGCCGTGTCTCATAATGTTGGGAAGCTGGTTTATTATTGCCTGCTTTCAATAGATGTGCATCTGTGGAGGAAGGAACTACAAATCTCCTAACTTTCTCTATTTCACCATTTAATAATTCCTTGGCTTGTGACCTGaaactttcttctttttttgtagGGTCCCTAGCAATATAATGAGCTCCTGAATCTGAGTACTGCACAACCACCTGGGAGGAAGCGCCCAGCGTAAGTGTATGTGGAATCACTGGGTGGGTATGTAAATGCACTGGGATACTTGGTGGTGATAGAGTTCTGACTCCACCCTGTGATGAGCTGGAAATATGGACATAATGACTTGACTGGGTAGGTGGTGATCCTGCTGCAACCAATCCAGGAGTCCGATCTAGATGTGATTCCATTTTATGCCCCTGCTGGCTTAAGCTGCTTACATTTGCCAGCATAGTGGAATATGCTTCCATCTGGCTGCGTTGTGATGGAGTGGTGACTCCTGTTACTGTTGAGGGCACAGCACTTGACGCGGAATTCGATGTAGGTGAAATTAGCTGCGAATTGATGAATCCTGTGTATTGTGGTCCACTATACGGCGGTCCAATAAACTGGAACGTTTGGGGCACATTAGTATATTGCACAGGAGATGCAGATGCCCCTGATTGAGACTGCGCAGTTTGATAAACAGCAGGAACTGCTGATGCTGTTGGTACCGACCTTGGAGCACTGGGTGGAGAATAGTCTATACCACTTGAATGTGTTTTATGTAAACCTACCCCATGCTGTAAACCAGCTTCTACTGAAGTTCCTGCAGGCCCAGGATGACGTCCACCATGGCTGCTTACTGTGGTGGGGAGCCATGATAAACTATCTGTCCGGTGGTTTTCACTTGTCGATCCTACTGTCTTCTCTTCAGACGTTCGACTGGTGGCGGGAATTTCACGTTTCTTTGGTGGCAGGCTTTCATTGCTCCGTTCTTGATTAGATTTCATGTTTTGCTTTCTGCCACCCCCGCCAACCACCACTGCCTGCTCACTGTCTGACTGATGCTGATTTCAGTCTGGTGAAAGGAAAATCACATTTAATTCCTGAAGGAAACCCAACAACTTCATGGGGAATCATCTCCTTGGGAGCACAATGTTCCAACGACTGATGTAGAATCTAGAAAAAATACAACACATTAAAATCATTTTACATGTGCTTGTTAAAAATCAAACAGAAAATGGAAGGGACTGAAATATATCTGATTTTATAGTGTTTTAGGGATGTGTAAAAATCATACAACTGTTTAGAAAAACATCAGATAGTTTCCCACAAAATGGGTTCCCCTTAATGTGGACATACGAAATGTAGAATATTaattaatatactgcaaaatgaaAGGCAGGATTCTTTAATAAAGGTTAGCAAAAAATATGAGccttagcagttttttttttatataaggtCTGTCTTATATAACAGAGCTTGCAAAAAAGAGCACAGCAAGTACAAGATGACTCAGAGGCCCAGAGGTTGGCTTATTAAAGAAAATTGAAGAAACCTGCACATTATAATTTTTCAGTTTACTTACAGGAGTTGTCCCTTTTTGCCATTTCCACACCAAGATGGGAGTAAGCGCCGGCCCTGTTTGTGTATCTCCTTTCC
Coding sequences within it:
- the ATXN1 gene encoding ataxin-1, with protein sequence MKSNQERSNESLPPKKREIPATSRTSEEKTVGSTSENHRTDSLSWLPTTVSSHGGRHPGPAGTSVEAGLQHGVGLHKTHSSGIDYSPPSAPRSVPTASAVPAVYQTAQSQSGASASPVQYTNVPQTFQFIGPPYSGPQYTGFINSQLISPTSNSASSAVPSTVTGVTTPSQRSQMEAYSTMLANVSSLSQQGHKMESHLDRTPGLVAAGSPPTQSSHYVHISSSSQGGVRTLSPPSIPVHLHTHPVIPHTLTLGASSQVVVQYSDSGAHYIARDPTKKEESFRSQAKELLNGEIEKVRRFVVPSSTDAHLLKAGNNKPASQHYETRHVVVHPSTEFSARDPSGVRTSVMVVPNSNTAATDIDVLQTIKRETSPSTAYNKGSLHLGKPAHRSYALSPQQTLCAEGVKTLATLSPHTVIQTTHSAAEQLSVGLPAAAFYAGTQQPVIGYLSSQQQTIGYPGNLPQHLVIPGTQPLLIPVGNPDIDSSAVGVAPAIVTSSPQFAAVPHTFVTTPIPKSDNYSAESLATQAAYQTTLVPAHFHLPVVQSVASPMAAAPTLPPYFAKGSIIQLANGELKKVEDLKTEDFIQSADISNDLKIDSSTVERIENSHSPGIAVVQFAVGEHRAQVSVEVLIEYPFFVFGQGWSSCSPERTSQLFDLPCSKLSVGDVCISLTLKNLKNGSIKKGQPMDSASILLKHPKNDSLSGNRHRYAEQENGINQGSAQVSSENGELRCPAGLNAATFEAKIEPGKPMVTRKRRWSAPESRKLEKSEDEPPLTLPKPSFIPQEVKICIEGRSNVGK